A part of Thalassophryne amazonica chromosome 3, fThaAma1.1, whole genome shotgun sequence genomic DNA contains:
- the avil gene encoding advillin, whose product MRHTETNSYDIKRLLHVKGNKRVIAMEVEMSWKSFNLGDVFLLDIGKTIIQWNGPKSNRQERLKGMLLAKDIRDRERGGRADIKVIEADVESSYPQYMAILNETFGERTFALTDGPPDEAADQNQMAQLTLYNVSDESGEMRVTEVATRPLVQDVLSHEDCYILDQGGMKIFVWKGKRANKAERQAAMTRALEFIKAKNYPLCTNIETVNDGAESALFKQLFQSWTVKDQTQGLGKVHTKGKVAKVTQEKFDASLMHVMPEVAARERMVDDGTGQAEVWRIEDLELAPVDPQWYGYFYGGDCYLVLYTYIVNNKKYYLLYIWQGRHASQDEVAASAFQAVALDQRYGGQPVQVRVTMGKEPRHFMAIFKGKMVIFEGGTSRKGSSDPEPPVRLFQVHGSDLFNTKAIEVPALATSLNSGDVFLLKCQTAIYVWCGKGSSGDERAMAKEVSYVIGRNSQGSTEEIVAEGQEPLDFWELLGGKAPYANTKRLQQQVVDHQPRLFECSNKTGRFTVSEVTQFTQDDLSEDDVMLLDTWDQVFLWVGNEANEVECKESVVTCQEYLRTHPTCRDPETPIVLIKQGFEPPTFTGWFMAWDPSKWSGGKSYEELKKELGDVASPVVIADVSNCVESESFQHFPPERLVNKLTGELPEGVDPTQKEKYLSDGDFCNLLGITKDEFAALPNWKQLNLKKEKGLF is encoded by the exons GTGGAGATGAGCTGGAAGAGTTTTAACCTCGGCGATGTATTCTTGCTGGACATCGGCAAGACCATTATTCAGTGGAATGGCCCGAAGAGTAACAGACAGGAGCGGCTTAAA GGCATGCTGTTGGCAAAAGATatcagagacagagagcgaggagGTCGGGCAGACATCAAAGTGATCGAAGCGGACGTGGAGAGCAGCTATCCTCAATACATGGCCATCCTGAATGAAACTTTTGGGGAACGAACCTTTGCACTGACAGATGGACCACCTGATGAAGCAGCTGACCAGAATCAGATGGCACAGCTCACACTTTACAA TGTGTCAGATGAAAGTGGTGAGATGAGAGTAACAGAAGTTGCTACTAGACCACTGGTTCAGGATGTCCTCAGCCATGAA GATTGCTACATTCTGGACCAGGGAGGGATGAAGATCTTTGTGTGGAAGGGAAAAAGGGCAAACAAAGCTGAAAGACAGGCCGCTATGACCAGAGCTTTG GAGTTCATCAAAGCAAAAAACTATCCACTTTGTACAAACATCGAGACAGTGAATGACGGGGCAGAGTCGGCTCTCTTCAAGCAGCTGTTCCAGAGTTGGACTGTGAAGGACCAGACTCAAGGTCTGGGCAAAGTTCACACCAAAGGCAAAGTGG CAAAAGTCACACAGGAAAAATTTGATGCCTCTCTAATGCACGTGATGCCAGAGGTAGCTGCACGGGAACGTATGGTGGATGATGGAACAGGCCAAGCAGAG GTGTGGAGAATTGAGGATTTGGAGCTTGCTCCTGTTGACCCTCAGTGGTACGGTTACTTCTACGGTGGAGACTGCTACCTGGTACTCTACACTTACATAGTCAACAACAAGAAGTACTACCTGCTCTACATATGGCAG GGGCGCCATGCTTCACAGGATGAAGTGGCAGCTTCAGCATTTCAGGCTGTGGCTTTGGATCAACGTTACGGTGGTCAGCCTGTCCAAGTGAGAGTCACAATGGGCAAAGAACCAAGACACTTTATGGCTATTTTCAAGGGTAAAATGGTCATCTTTGAG GGTGGCACATCAAGGAAAGGAAGCTCTGATCCAGAGCCACCAGTAAGGCTGTTCCAGGTCCATGGTTCTGACTTGTTCAATACTAAAGCCATCGAGGTGCCAGCGCTGGCTACCTCGCTTAACTCAGGAGATGTGTTTTTGCTAAAGTGCCAGACAGCAATATATGTGTGGTGTGGAAAG GGATCCAGTGGAGATGAGCGGGCCATGGCAAAGGAGGTCAGCTATGTGATTGGCCGCAACTCACAGGGAAGCACTGAGGAGATTGTGGCTGAGGGTCAGGAGCCCCTTGACTTCTGGGAGTTGCTTGGCGGTAAAGCTCCCTATGCTAATACAAAGAG acTACAGCAACAGGTTGTAGATCATCAGCCACGCCTGTTTGAATGCTCGAATAAGACAGGTCGTTTCACTGTCAGTGAAGTGACTCAGTTCACACAGGATGACCTCAGTGAGGACGATGTCATGCTGTTAGACACTTGGGACCAG GTTTTTCTCTGGGTGGGTAACGAGGCCAATGAGGTAGAATGTAAAGAATCAGTGGTGACTTGCCAAGAGTACCTGCGCACCCACCCAACCTGCAGAGATCCAGAAACGCCCATTGTCCTGATCAAGCAGGGGTTTGAACCACCAACTTTCACGGGATGGTTCATGGCCTGGGATCCCTCCAAGTGGAgt GGAGGAAAGAGTTATGAGGAGCTGAAGAAAGAATTAGGAGACGTAGCATCACCTGTTGTGatcgcagat GTTTCAAACTGTGTGGAGAGTGAGAGCTTTCAGCATTTCCCACCAGAGCGTTTGGTGAACAAGCTCACCGGCGAGCTGCCTGAAGGTGTTGATCCAACCCAGAAAGAG AAATACCTGTCTGATGGTGACTTTTGTAACCTGCTTGGAATCACCAAAGATGAATTTGCTGCTTTGCCAAACTGGAAACAACTCAACCTCAAGAAAGAAAAAGGCCTGTTCTGA
- the si:ch1073-456m8.1 gene encoding uncharacterized protein si:ch1073-456m8.1, translating to MHSVALDSNGSPKKRALSRGMSEDESLRSIIKETENSSRRLTRSDSRTDSLKRRSDSQQSDQDLLVGLPDVLELQANYDEVVQELRGVEIEREALLFQVDVLQDTLVGVEELLAEAQREAGRASLELEQEREAKKKLENVVYSLMQEVERLKEERNTSPSAAVNTLSTENGSEVQDMRQHHRLKNSSKELTKVSHKQEKDSSLCEACSSRICETSEDIPPDEESILMKLQKMISKPMAHIPSLSLDEPDHQDGVLRRPYDEDGRDQSPDRNDSDSISTYEDASADTPEQQRLFPGAAEALELSDDSATSEGNRAENSQASEGEPRNPDACIVS from the exons ACTGAGAATTCCTCCAGGCGTCTGACCAGAAGCGACAGCCGAACAGACTCCCTGAAGAGGAGGTCAGACAGTCAG caATCGGACCAGGATCTCCTTGTGGGCCTCCCAGATGTG TTGGAGCTGCAGGCCAACTACGACGAAGTGGTGCAGGAGTTGCGTGGGGTGGAGATCGAGCGAGAGGCTCTGTTGTTTCAAGTGGACGTCTTGCAGGACACACTGGTGGGTGTGGAGGAGCTCCTGGCAGAGGCCCAAAGAGAAGCTGGACGGGCTAGTTTG GAGTTGGAACAAGAGAGAGAAGCCAAGAAGAAACTGGAGAATGTGGTGTACTCGCTGATGCAAGAGGTGGAGCGATTAAAAGAG GAGAGGAACACCAGCCCATCTGCTGCAGTGAACACGCTTTCTACAGAGAATGGAAGTGAGGTCCAGGATATGAGACAGCACCACCGATTGAAAAACAGCTCAAAGGAGTTGACTAAAGTTTCACACAAACAAGAAAAGGATTCTTCTTTGTGTGAAGCTTGCAGCAGTAGAATATGTGAAACTTCAGAGGACATTCCACCTGATGAAGAGAGCATCCTCATGAAGCTTCAAAAGATGATCAGTAAGCCCATGGCCCACATTCCTTCTCTTTCACTGGATGAACCGGATCACCAAGACGGGGTCCTCAGGAGGCCTTACGATGAGGATGGTCGGGATCAGTCTCCTGATAGGAACGACTCTGACAGCATAAGTACCTATGAAGATGCATCAGCTGACACTCCAGAGCAACAAAGGCTGTTTCCAGGTGCTGCAGAAGCTCTGGAGCTGTCTGATGATTCGGCCACTTCAGAAGGAAATCGAGCTGAGAACAGCCAGGCCAGTGAGGGTGAACCCCGCAATCCTGATGCGTGCATTGTGTCTTAA